A part of Phoenix dactylifera cultivar Barhee BC4 chromosome 2, palm_55x_up_171113_PBpolish2nd_filt_p, whole genome shotgun sequence genomic DNA contains:
- the LOC120109125 gene encoding DNA-directed RNA polymerases II, IV and V subunit 6A-like, whose translation MADDEYNDMDFGGYEDEPPEPEMEEGTEVEPENNNEDVPDDVVGAEGEEKEQQPVERPRKTSKYMTKYERARILGTRALQISMNAPVMVELEGETDPLEIAMKELRERKIPFTIRRYLPDGSYEDWGVDELIVEDSWKRQVGGD comes from the exons ATGGCGGACGATGAGTACAACGACATGGACTTCGGGGG GTATGAAGATGAGCCTCCAGAACCTGAGATGGAG GAAGGAACAGAAGTGGAGCCAGAAAACAACAATGAAGATGTTCCAGATGATGTCGTGGGTGCAGAAGGTGAAGAAAAGGAGCAACAACCTGTCGAACGGCCTCGGAAAACATCAAAATACATGACAAAATATGAACGTGCTAGAATCCTAGGCACACGAGCTTTGCAAATTAG TATGAATGCACCAGTGATGGTTGAGCTAGAGGGCGAGACTGATCCTTTGGAG ATTGCAATGAAGGAACTTCGAGAGCGTAAGATACCATTCACAATCCGGCGGTATCTGCCAGATGGAAG TTATGAGGACTGGGGAGTCGATGAACTTATAGTGGAAGactcttggaagaggcaagttGGCGGGGACTGA